One genomic region from Sphingobacterium sp. UGAL515B_05 encodes:
- the dusB gene encoding tRNA dihydrouridine synthase DusB: MSVKIGENIDLGKFPLLLAPMEDVSDPPFRYVCKQNGVDLMYTEFISSEGLIRDAAKSIQKLDIFEYERPIGIQIFGGDIESMRQSAEICTKAGPNLIDINYGCPVKKVVCKGAGSSLLQDIDKMVAMTKAVVEATDLPVTVKTRLGWDDNTKNVYEVAERLQDVGIKALAIHGRTRAQLYKGQADWSMIRDIKRNPRIKIPIFGNGDVDSVEKAAAWRQEFEVDGIMIGRAAIGYPWIFREIKHFFNTGERLEGPTIAERVEVCRTHLNKSIEWKGDKLGIFEMRRHYANYFKGIPNFKEHRMKLVSLQSQAEILEVLHEIEHNFSTEMV, encoded by the coding sequence ATGTCGGTCAAGATTGGTGAAAATATTGATTTGGGTAAATTCCCATTGTTATTAGCTCCGATGGAGGATGTAAGTGATCCTCCGTTTCGCTATGTGTGCAAACAGAATGGTGTTGATTTAATGTATACTGAATTTATTTCTTCGGAAGGCTTAATTCGGGATGCTGCAAAGTCAATTCAAAAACTAGATATTTTTGAATATGAACGTCCTATTGGCATTCAGATCTTCGGTGGAGATATTGAAAGTATGCGTCAGTCTGCTGAGATCTGCACAAAAGCAGGGCCTAATTTAATCGACATCAATTACGGCTGTCCAGTTAAAAAAGTAGTCTGTAAAGGAGCTGGTTCATCCTTACTACAGGACATCGATAAAATGGTTGCAATGACAAAAGCTGTCGTTGAGGCTACGGATTTACCCGTAACGGTGAAAACACGTCTTGGCTGGGATGACAACACAAAAAATGTATACGAAGTTGCCGAAAGGTTACAAGATGTGGGGATCAAAGCACTTGCTATTCATGGACGTACGCGCGCGCAGCTGTATAAAGGTCAGGCGGACTGGTCTATGATTCGTGATATCAAACGCAATCCGCGCATCAAGATTCCAATTTTTGGCAATGGCGATGTAGACTCTGTCGAAAAAGCTGCGGCATGGCGGCAGGAGTTTGAAGTGGATGGCATTATGATTGGCCGTGCAGCAATCGGATACCCCTGGATCTTTAGAGAAATAAAACATTTTTTCAATACTGGTGAGCGTTTAGAAGGACCAACTATTGCCGAACGTGTCGAGGTTTGCAGAACTCATCTGAACAAATCCATTGAATGGAAAGGTGACAAATTGGGTATTTTTGAAATGCGCAGGCATTATGCGAATTACTTCAAAGGAATCCCTAACTTTAAAGAACACCGAATGAAGTTGGTCAGCTTACAAAGCCAAGCTGAGATTCTTGAGGTACTTCATGAAATTGAACACAATTTCTCAACAGAAATGGTATAA
- a CDS encoding anthranilate synthase component I family protein, which translates to MKYTFKTQTRKLLADTTTPVSIYLRLRDIFPNSLLLESSDYHSRDNNISYICCQPIAGIQLDEKELTLTYPGRERIVKNAHEIELRQEVSDFRNSFEDHTIAELNLISNGLFGYFTFDCIEHFEDIKLTTTVDPARKIPFMQYHVYKYVIAIDHFRNQLYIFEHLLDDEESELERMQFLIQNKNFPEYTFKLAGEESSNRTDEEHRQLVKKMKEHIQRGDVFQIVPSRGFKTPFSGDEFNVYRALRSINPSPYLFYFDYGDFKLFGSSPEAQLRIHGKQATIFPIAGTFKRTGNMEEDQKIATKLKEDPKETSEHVMLVDLARNDLSRHCTQVKVESYMEPQYYSHIIHLVSKVTGILKDNINPFDIVGDTYPAGTLSGAPKHMALTLIDRYEGLQRSFYSGAIGFMGFNGDFNHAIMIRSFLSKQNTLHYQAGGGIVLDSDPEMELQEVNNKIAALRKALQLAETL; encoded by the coding sequence ATGAAGTATACATTCAAAACACAAACAAGAAAGTTGCTTGCGGATACAACGACACCAGTGAGCATCTATCTTCGCCTAAGAGATATCTTTCCAAACTCCTTGTTACTGGAAAGCTCCGACTACCATAGTCGCGACAACAACATCAGTTACATCTGTTGTCAACCGATTGCCGGAATCCAGCTCGATGAGAAAGAGCTGACGCTCACTTATCCGGGTAGAGAACGTATCGTAAAAAATGCGCACGAAATCGAATTACGTCAAGAAGTTTCCGATTTTAGAAATTCCTTCGAAGATCATACAATTGCTGAACTTAACTTGATCTCCAATGGCCTATTTGGTTACTTCACCTTCGATTGTATTGAACACTTTGAGGACATCAAACTAACAACAACGGTAGATCCGGCACGGAAAATACCGTTTATGCAATATCATGTTTACAAATATGTCATTGCCATCGACCACTTCCGTAATCAACTCTATATTTTTGAACATCTGCTGGATGACGAAGAATCAGAGCTTGAAAGAATGCAGTTCCTTATTCAGAACAAAAACTTTCCTGAATATACCTTCAAACTTGCTGGCGAGGAAAGCTCCAATCGTACCGATGAAGAACACCGTCAGCTGGTTAAGAAGATGAAAGAGCATATCCAACGTGGTGATGTATTCCAGATCGTTCCATCCAGAGGCTTTAAGACACCGTTCTCCGGTGATGAATTCAATGTCTATCGTGCGCTCCGCTCCATCAACCCTTCGCCCTATCTTTTCTATTTTGATTATGGTGACTTTAAACTTTTCGGATCATCGCCTGAGGCTCAACTGCGTATCCACGGGAAACAAGCGACGATTTTCCCTATTGCAGGAACATTTAAACGGACAGGTAACATGGAGGAAGATCAAAAGATAGCCACCAAGCTCAAAGAAGACCCAAAAGAGACTTCCGAACATGTTATGCTCGTCGATCTTGCCCGCAATGACTTAAGTAGACATTGCACCCAAGTTAAAGTTGAGTCCTACATGGAACCACAATATTACTCGCATATTATCCACTTGGTCTCCAAAGTAACGGGCATATTAAAAGATAATATCAACCCATTTGACATCGTAGGTGATACTTATCCAGCAGGTACGCTTTCAGGAGCTCCAAAACATATGGCGTTGACATTGATTGATCGTTACGAAGGATTACAACGCTCATTTTATTCGGGTGCAATCGGATTCATGGGTTTTAACGGAGACTTTAATCATGCCATTATGATTCGTTCCTTCCTAAGTAAACAAAACACCTTACATTATCAGGCCGGTGGCGGTATCGTATTAGATTCAGACCCCGAAATGGAGCTACAAGAAGTAAATAACAAAATTGCTGCGCTACGAAAAGCATTACAATTAGCAGAAACATTATGA
- a CDS encoding lipopolysaccharide biosynthesis protein: MIYGLSTIIARMLYFVMTPLYVLKYPPASYGIFTNMYAWASMINAVLAFGMETTFFRFLQKVEEKDKKQVFNNSFIVIAFLATLFFITAIVFAGTIGSWLNKGTYNADYESYVKYFALILALDALAIVPFAKLRSEGRPIRFGTIKLANIGIMVLLNLFFIALVPYLIKDGGALGTWCSGWYRNEWIGYVFISNIVASAATFLLLLPEMKGFYFKPEKQLILKMLSYSFPILIANISYIINENLDKIVLPIYLPKDIGDRDLGIYGAVGKLAMFLSIFVQAFRLGAEPFFFSYAKNANAKKTYALIMEYFVIAMMLVMLGITANIDWLKYFIKGNVETRDLYWSGLFIVPLLLFNYVLLGIYMNLSVWYKLSDQTRYALYISLVGAGITIVANYYLIPRYSYVGASIVTFLAYFSMVVLSYVWGQKHYPIPYKLGKILMYIFAGICFSYLSYFVFNHNVFVGNGLLVAYIGGVFLMERNQLKRFVNKDA; encoded by the coding sequence ATGATTTATGGCCTGAGTACGATTATAGCCCGTATGCTGTATTTCGTCATGACGCCATTGTATGTCCTCAAATACCCACCTGCTTCTTACGGAATATTTACCAACATGTACGCCTGGGCATCCATGATCAATGCTGTTTTGGCATTTGGTATGGAAACTACTTTTTTTAGGTTTCTCCAAAAAGTCGAAGAAAAGGATAAAAAGCAGGTTTTCAATAATAGTTTTATCGTCATTGCCTTTTTGGCTACATTATTTTTTATAACGGCCATTGTCTTTGCTGGCACCATTGGTAGTTGGTTGAATAAGGGAACTTACAATGCCGATTACGAGAGTTATGTAAAATATTTCGCCCTCATATTGGCATTGGATGCATTAGCTATTGTTCCTTTTGCGAAATTGAGATCGGAGGGAAGGCCTATTCGATTTGGTACTATCAAATTGGCCAACATCGGTATTATGGTTCTTCTTAACCTATTCTTTATTGCGCTAGTTCCCTATCTGATAAAAGATGGTGGTGCTTTGGGTACTTGGTGTTCCGGCTGGTATAGAAATGAATGGATAGGTTATGTATTTATTTCTAATATTGTGGCAAGTGCGGCGACCTTCCTGTTGCTCCTGCCTGAAATGAAAGGGTTTTATTTTAAACCCGAAAAGCAGCTAATCTTAAAGATGCTATCGTATAGCTTTCCGATTTTAATAGCTAATATTTCTTATATCATCAACGAAAATTTAGATAAAATTGTGTTGCCAATCTACCTGCCTAAGGATATTGGTGATCGCGATCTGGGGATCTATGGGGCCGTTGGAAAATTAGCGATGTTTCTGAGCATTTTTGTTCAGGCTTTTCGGTTGGGCGCCGAACCATTTTTCTTTTCTTATGCAAAAAATGCTAATGCAAAGAAGACCTATGCGTTGATTATGGAATATTTCGTAATTGCCATGATGTTAGTTATGCTGGGGATTACAGCTAATATTGACTGGCTGAAGTATTTTATTAAAGGAAATGTGGAAACTCGTGACTTATATTGGTCTGGACTTTTCATCGTTCCGCTATTACTATTCAATTATGTGCTGTTGGGAATCTATATGAATCTTTCGGTCTGGTATAAGCTTTCTGACCAAACACGTTACGCTTTGTATATTTCATTGGTAGGCGCAGGAATTACCATCGTTGCAAATTATTATCTGATCCCAAGATACAGTTATGTGGGCGCATCAATAGTCACATTTCTGGCCTACTTTTCTATGGTTGTGCTATCTTATGTATGGGGGCAAAAACATTATCCTATACCTTATAAATTGGGCAAGATCCTGATGTATATATTCGCGGGAATATGTTTCTCCTACCTTTCTTACTTTGTGTTTAATCATAATGTCTTCGTTGGTAATGGGCTTTTAGTTGCTTACATTGGAGGTGTATTTTTGATGGAACGAAATCAGCTCAAGCGATTCGTAAATAAAGATGCTTAA
- a CDS encoding chorismate mutase, with translation MIRPLEYCVNKQHIHDSVDTIDNRIVELLALRKTYIGKGKSFEDEQNEEQNIIRNLDSNYVLLAKRFHLPIEFIQSIFQEIENYINQDFIAKGYEQQ, from the coding sequence ATGATCAGACCATTGGAATACTGTGTCAACAAGCAACATATCCATGATTCGGTAGACACCATTGACAACCGCATCGTTGAGCTATTGGCATTACGAAAAACCTATATCGGCAAAGGCAAGTCCTTCGAGGATGAGCAAAACGAAGAGCAGAATATCATTCGGAACCTGGACAGTAATTATGTCCTACTGGCAAAAAGATTTCATTTGCCAATCGAATTTATTCAGTCCATATTCCAGGAAATTGAAAATTATATTAATCAAGATTTTATAGCAAAAGGTTATGAGCAACAATAA
- a CDS encoding gluconate:H+ symporter: MPLIIVILGVALLLLLVTVVRLNTIFSLLITSVAVGFAMNMSAVDILKSVETGVSTTMGQLALLLAFGSLLGKLMAEGGAAEKITTVLTAVFGKKNLPWAMVLTGFLVGIPLFYNVGFIVLVPFVFMVCASNKMPLLYVAIPLLAALSVTHGYLPPHPGATAIALTYKADIGLTMAYGIVVAIPAIIIGGPLFGRMLKRIPTNPPTEFFPEHNQADRKELPGFAISIFTGLFPIILIAFGSFSHLIFPEGSSWLKALRFLGDPVVALMIASLMAMYTMGIRQGKSLREQSASVEEAIRGIMMILFIIAASGAFKQILVDSGVANYIADITADLSLSPLVLAWLIAGIIRLVIGSASVAGLTAAGIMLPIVQAGEVTPELMVLATGAGSLMFSHVNDPGFWMFKSYFGVSIKDTFRSWTVMETLVSVIGLIGVLILHWLGH; this comes from the coding sequence ATGCCTCTAATCATCGTTATTTTGGGAGTAGCTTTACTACTTCTTTTAGTCACTGTCGTCAGGTTAAACACGATCTTTTCATTACTGATAACCTCGGTTGCGGTCGGTTTTGCGATGAATATGAGTGCCGTCGATATCCTTAAATCTGTTGAAACTGGAGTGAGTACAACTATGGGCCAGTTGGCACTATTGTTGGCTTTCGGGTCTCTACTGGGGAAATTGATGGCGGAGGGTGGTGCTGCAGAAAAGATTACAACGGTGCTAACTGCTGTATTTGGCAAAAAGAACTTACCTTGGGCTATGGTTCTCACGGGCTTTTTAGTAGGTATTCCCTTATTCTACAATGTCGGTTTTATCGTCTTAGTACCATTCGTTTTCATGGTATGTGCATCTAATAAAATGCCCTTGCTTTACGTAGCCATTCCGTTGCTGGCAGCGCTGTCCGTGACACACGGTTATTTGCCTCCACATCCGGGAGCTACGGCCATAGCGCTTACCTACAAAGCGGATATAGGTTTAACAATGGCGTACGGCATTGTTGTGGCAATTCCTGCCATAATTATCGGTGGACCGCTCTTTGGCAGGATGCTTAAGCGTATTCCGACCAACCCGCCCACGGAGTTTTTTCCTGAACACAATCAAGCAGATCGAAAAGAGCTTCCCGGATTTGCAATTAGTATATTTACCGGGCTTTTTCCAATAATTTTAATTGCTTTTGGTTCATTTTCCCATCTAATATTTCCAGAAGGCTCCTCCTGGCTGAAGGCACTACGTTTCCTGGGTGACCCGGTGGTGGCTTTAATGATTGCATCGCTAATGGCGATGTACACAATGGGTATCCGCCAAGGCAAAAGTTTGCGGGAGCAGTCAGCAAGTGTGGAAGAAGCAATCCGCGGGATAATGATGATCCTTTTTATTATTGCAGCATCAGGCGCTTTCAAGCAAATTTTGGTAGATAGTGGTGTAGCGAACTACATCGCTGATATAACAGCAGACCTGAGTTTGTCGCCTCTTGTGCTTGCATGGTTAATAGCCGGTATCATTCGCCTAGTTATCGGTTCGGCTAGTGTTGCTGGGCTCACGGCAGCGGGCATTATGCTTCCCATTGTGCAGGCAGGAGAGGTTACTCCTGAATTAATGGTGCTAGCGACGGGAGCGGGTAGTCTCATGTTCTCACACGTCAACGATCCGGGGTTTTGGATGTTTAAATCTTATTTTGGAGTGAGCATAAAGGATACGTTTCGCTCATGGACGGTGATGGAAACGCTCGTTTCTGTTATTGGATTGATCGGTGTCTTGATTTTACACTGGCTTGGTCATTGA
- a CDS encoding anthranilate synthase component II, giving the protein MSNNKIVVIDNYDSFTYNLVHLLQELDQEYVVWRNDKFKLEDIDAFDKILLSPGPGIPEEAGLLLDVIRTYAPHKSILGICLGQQAIAEVFGGTLFNMEKPLHGVATNITVVDESEKLFRDFPKDSKIGRYHSWAVNKDTLPASLKVTAIDENGIIMALTHTEYDVRGMQFHPESVLTTNGKKLIENWLGI; this is encoded by the coding sequence ATGAGCAACAATAAAATAGTCGTTATAGACAACTACGATTCGTTCACCTACAACTTGGTCCATTTGTTACAGGAATTAGATCAAGAATATGTTGTATGGAGAAATGATAAATTTAAACTGGAAGATATTGATGCTTTCGATAAAATACTTCTTTCGCCAGGTCCAGGTATTCCAGAAGAAGCTGGATTATTACTTGATGTTATCCGTACCTACGCTCCACATAAAAGTATATTAGGTATTTGCTTAGGCCAACAGGCTATTGCAGAAGTCTTTGGTGGTACACTATTCAATATGGAAAAACCTTTGCATGGCGTAGCAACAAATATTACTGTTGTGGATGAGTCAGAGAAATTGTTTCGGGACTTCCCAAAAGATTCCAAAATTGGACGCTACCATTCTTGGGCTGTAAACAAAGACACTCTACCAGCTAGCCTAAAGGTAACAGCGATCGACGAGAATGGCATCATTATGGCCTTAACCCATACCGAATACGATGTAAGGGGAATGCAGTTCCACCCAGAGTCGGTATTGACCACAAATGGTAAAAAATTAATTGAAAACTGGTTGGGAATCTAA
- a CDS encoding ABC-F family ATP-binding cassette domain-containing protein: protein MIDVNNISVSFGGTTLFSDVSFSINENDKIALMGKNGAGKSTLLKIIAGVGKPTTGNVAGPKDAIIAYLPQHLLTEDNVTVFEETSKAFEEVYGMRDELENLNEQLNIRTDYESDDYMQLIERVSELSEKFYSIEEVNYDAEVEKVLKGLGFERSDFTRQTSEFSGGWRMRIELAKILLKKPDLILLDEPTNHMDIESIQWLEDFLVNSAKAVIVISHDRAFVDNITNRTIEVTMGRIYDYRAKYSHYLELRQERRQHQLKAYEEQQRFIADNQEFIDRFRGTYSKTLQVQSRVKMLEKLEIIEIDEVDTSALRLKFPPSPRSGQYPVIVEDLTKVYDEHVVFQKANMVIERGEKVAFVGKNGEGKSTMIKAIMGEIDFEGTLKVGHNAKIGYFAQNQAALLDGEMTVFDTIDQIAVGEVRVKMKDLLGAFMFSGDDTTKKVKVLSGGERTRLAMIKLLLEPVNVLILDEPTNHLDMKTKDIIKDALKDFDGTLILVSHDRDFLDGLAEKVFEFGNKRVREHFEDIKGFLEYKKMSSLKDIER, encoded by the coding sequence GTGATTGACGTAAATAATATTTCTGTTTCCTTTGGGGGAACAACTCTTTTTTCAGATGTATCTTTCTCCATCAATGAGAATGATAAGATCGCATTGATGGGTAAAAATGGTGCTGGTAAATCCACCTTACTGAAAATTATCGCTGGAGTGGGTAAACCTACTACAGGTAATGTTGCTGGTCCGAAAGATGCGATTATAGCCTATTTACCGCAACATTTGTTAACAGAGGATAACGTGACTGTTTTTGAAGAAACATCAAAGGCTTTCGAAGAAGTCTATGGTATGCGTGATGAGTTGGAAAACCTGAATGAGCAATTAAATATCCGAACAGACTATGAGTCTGACGATTATATGCAATTGATCGAACGCGTATCTGAATTAAGTGAAAAGTTCTATTCGATTGAGGAAGTTAACTATGATGCAGAGGTTGAAAAGGTCCTGAAGGGGCTCGGTTTTGAGCGTTCGGATTTTACAAGACAGACTTCTGAGTTTTCCGGTGGTTGGCGGATGCGTATCGAATTAGCTAAAATATTATTGAAAAAGCCGGATTTGATTCTATTGGATGAGCCAACCAACCACATGGATATCGAGAGTATCCAATGGCTGGAAGATTTCCTCGTCAATTCGGCTAAAGCAGTTATCGTTATTTCGCACGACAGGGCATTTGTCGACAATATCACCAATCGGACCATCGAGGTGACGATGGGAAGGATTTATGATTATCGTGCCAAGTATAGTCATTACTTGGAATTACGTCAGGAGCGTCGCCAGCATCAGCTAAAAGCGTACGAAGAGCAGCAACGCTTTATTGCGGACAATCAGGAGTTTATCGATCGTTTCAGAGGTACCTATTCTAAAACATTGCAGGTGCAATCGCGTGTAAAGATGTTGGAGAAATTGGAAATCATTGAGATCGACGAGGTAGATACTTCCGCACTGCGTCTTAAATTCCCACCATCCCCGCGCTCAGGTCAATATCCTGTTATCGTTGAGGATCTAACCAAGGTTTATGATGAGCACGTCGTATTTCAAAAAGCAAATATGGTCATCGAACGTGGTGAAAAGGTCGCTTTTGTCGGGAAAAACGGTGAGGGTAAATCGACCATGATCAAAGCAATTATGGGGGAAATCGATTTCGAAGGCACGCTGAAAGTAGGGCACAATGCAAAAATTGGTTACTTTGCACAAAATCAGGCCGCATTGCTTGATGGAGAGATGACCGTTTTTGATACCATTGATCAAATTGCTGTAGGTGAAGTGCGTGTTAAAATGAAAGATCTTTTAGGAGCCTTTATGTTTAGTGGTGATGATACAACTAAAAAGGTGAAAGTGCTGTCCGGAGGAGAAAGAACACGTCTGGCAATGATAAAATTGTTGTTGGAACCGGTAAATGTATTGATTCTCGATGAGCCGACAAACCATTTGGACATGAAGACAAAGGACATTATCAAAGATGCTTTGAAAGATTTCGATGGTACGCTGATCCTTGTTTCGCACGACCGTGACTTTTTGGATGGTTTGGCAGAGAAAGTCTTTGAATTCGGAAATAAACGCGTACGGGAGCATTTTGAAGACATTAAAGGTTTCTTGGAATACAAGAAGATGAGTAGCTTAAAGGATATTGAACGTTAG
- the trpC gene encoding indole-3-glycerol phosphate synthase TrpC, with amino-acid sequence MNILDKIIERKKIEVEKAKALVPFEELLNYPYFSVACLSLRESILDPEKTGIIAEYKRASPSKGDINSTSAVEDVVKAYEEAGASAVSVLTDGEFFKGNLEDLSKAREAISIPILRKEFIVDKYQITEAKAYGADIILLIAACLKKEEIQEFAAYAHQLGLNVLLEVHNEQELLDNLFDDIDAIGVNNRNLKDFSVDIQHSYDLLNKIPTEYIKVSESGISDPSTIKALKKAGFQGFLIGENFMKTADPGQAIKEFVKEI; translated from the coding sequence ATGAATATACTTGATAAAATCATTGAACGAAAAAAAATAGAAGTAGAAAAAGCAAAAGCTTTAGTTCCTTTTGAGGAACTATTAAACTATCCCTATTTCAGTGTGGCTTGTCTATCGTTGAGAGAATCTATTCTTGATCCTGAAAAAACAGGAATTATAGCGGAATACAAAAGGGCATCGCCATCAAAAGGAGACATCAATAGTACTTCAGCAGTGGAAGATGTTGTAAAGGCATACGAGGAGGCAGGTGCTTCGGCAGTCTCGGTTCTTACTGATGGCGAATTTTTCAAAGGCAATTTAGAAGATCTATCGAAAGCACGCGAGGCTATTAGCATTCCTATCTTAAGAAAAGAATTCATCGTGGATAAATATCAGATCACCGAAGCGAAAGCTTATGGAGCAGATATCATCCTTTTAATTGCAGCATGTCTGAAAAAGGAGGAAATACAGGAATTTGCAGCCTATGCACACCAATTGGGTTTAAATGTTTTACTTGAAGTGCACAACGAACAGGAACTGTTGGATAATCTTTTCGATGACATTGATGCAATTGGTGTCAATAATAGAAACCTTAAAGATTTTTCAGTCGACATTCAGCATTCTTATGATCTCCTGAACAAAATACCAACAGAATATATTAAAGTATCTGAGAGCGGTATATCTGATCCTTCGACAATTAAAGCCTTAAAAAAAGCTGGATTCCAAGGATTTTTAATTGGTGAAAATTTCATGAAGACAGCCGATCCTGGACAAGCTATCAAAGAATTTGTAAAAGAAATATAA
- a CDS encoding gluconokinase, producing the protein MIIGLDIGTSSAKAVAFDYEGNILSQHSISYPILNPSEGWYEQDPEIVYAACIESIRYVMISLRQSRTELPKPVCISVSSAMHGLIAVDSAGQPLSNCIIWADRRSEHIAVALEASEVGRLLYQQTGTPIHPMSLLCKLMWIKSNDQKLFAQSHKFIGIKEFLFYRLFGVYVVDHSIASATGLFDIHRLTWSDQALSLAGISEEQLASPVPVDYILNMPSPKIAALMQIPEDTTFVIGGSDGCLANLGVGAISPGVASVTIGTSGAIRVASLQANQEKKQRLFTYLLRPNEYIIGGAVNNGGVLRDWFRDNFLCEITQMEADGDPSTSLNALVDSVVPGAEGLIFLPYLTGERAPHWNSNAKGVYFGIQLHHGRAHFARAMMEGMLFAIYSVGLALEENTGPIHTIFASGGLARSSFLVQMLADIFNKPVFTKNTVESSAWGAALIGLEALGIHGGGPTIKNKQTEGKQDTEHCYKPSAENHAVYIRNFQKFERLYHLLEGEF; encoded by the coding sequence ATGATCATTGGATTAGACATTGGGACATCATCTGCGAAAGCTGTTGCATTTGACTACGAAGGTAACATCTTGTCGCAGCATAGTATATCTTATCCTATATTAAACCCGTCGGAAGGCTGGTACGAGCAAGATCCGGAGATTGTTTATGCAGCATGTATTGAGTCTATTCGGTATGTAATGATTAGCTTAAGGCAATCTCGTACTGAGCTACCGAAACCCGTATGTATTTCGGTGAGCAGTGCTATGCACGGACTAATCGCTGTTGACTCGGCGGGACAGCCACTTAGCAACTGTATTATATGGGCAGATCGAAGAAGTGAACATATTGCGGTTGCCTTGGAGGCAAGTGAGGTAGGCAGGCTGCTTTATCAGCAGACGGGTACACCAATACATCCCATGTCTTTGCTTTGCAAATTAATGTGGATAAAGTCCAACGATCAAAAATTATTTGCGCAGTCGCACAAGTTTATCGGTATCAAAGAATTTCTTTTTTACCGGCTCTTTGGAGTTTACGTGGTCGATCATTCCATCGCATCTGCAACAGGGCTTTTCGACATACATCGCCTAACATGGTCTGATCAGGCGTTAAGCTTGGCAGGTATATCGGAAGAGCAACTAGCATCTCCAGTTCCGGTCGATTATATTTTAAATATGCCTAGCCCAAAAATTGCGGCCTTGATGCAGATCCCTGAAGATACCACTTTTGTTATAGGTGGTAGCGATGGTTGTTTGGCTAATCTCGGGGTAGGGGCTATAAGTCCCGGAGTGGCTTCGGTAACAATCGGTACCAGTGGGGCTATTCGCGTAGCAAGTTTGCAGGCAAATCAAGAGAAAAAACAAAGACTATTTACATACCTGCTGAGACCAAATGAATATATAATTGGTGGTGCGGTTAACAATGGCGGTGTATTACGCGACTGGTTTCGAGACAACTTTTTGTGCGAAATTACCCAAATGGAAGCAGATGGAGATCCTTCTACGTCGTTAAATGCTTTGGTCGACTCCGTCGTTCCCGGGGCGGAGGGCTTGATATTCTTGCCCTATCTAACTGGTGAACGGGCACCACATTGGAATTCCAATGCAAAAGGCGTTTATTTTGGAATACAGTTGCATCACGGCAGGGCGCACTTTGCACGTGCCATGATGGAAGGGATGTTGTTTGCAATTTACAGTGTAGGACTCGCATTAGAGGAGAACACCGGTCCCATTCATACGATCTTTGCAAGCGGCGGCTTAGCGCGTTCATCGTTTTTGGTGCAGATGCTTGCAGACATCTTCAATAAACCTGTATTTACCAAAAATACAGTAGAAAGCTCTGCATGGGGAGCAGCATTGATAGGCTTGGAAGCCTTGGGCATACATGGAGGTGGTCCTACTATAAAAAACAAACAAACGGAAGGAAAGCAAGATACCGAGCACTGTTATAAACCGAGTGCGGAGAATCACGCTGTATATATTAGAAACTTCCAAAAATTTGAACGCCTGTACCATTTATTGGAAGGTGAGTTTTAA
- the trmD gene encoding tRNA (guanosine(37)-N1)-methyltransferase TrmD, with amino-acid sequence MRFDIITVLPDLLESPFAHSILQRAKNKGLAEIYVHNLRDYSTNKHKSVDDYPYGGGSGMVLQIEPFAKCIEQLQAEREYDEIIYMTPDGETFNQDIANGLSTKGNMMILCGHYKGIDQRIRDIYVTKEISVGDYVLSGGELPAAIVTDAVIRLIPGVLSDETSALSDSFQDGLLDAPIYTRPADWKGHKVPDILLSGHEAKIAAWKDEQQLKRTQERRPDLLND; translated from the coding sequence ATGCGTTTTGATATTATTACGGTCTTACCTGACCTCTTGGAAAGTCCATTTGCACACTCTATTTTGCAACGAGCAAAGAACAAAGGCTTGGCTGAAATATATGTCCACAATTTAAGAGACTATTCAACAAATAAACACAAAAGTGTCGATGATTATCCGTACGGGGGCGGATCGGGCATGGTCCTTCAAATAGAACCCTTTGCCAAGTGTATAGAGCAATTGCAGGCTGAACGGGAATACGATGAGATCATTTACATGACTCCCGACGGTGAAACATTCAATCAGGATATTGCGAATGGCTTATCTACAAAAGGAAATATGATGATTCTCTGTGGGCATTACAAAGGAATAGATCAACGTATCCGTGATATTTATGTAACAAAAGAGATCTCAGTCGGTGATTATGTACTGTCCGGAGGTGAGCTTCCAGCGGCGATTGTTACAGATGCTGTTATCCGTCTGATTCCCGGAGTTTTGTCGGATGAGACATCCGCGCTTTCAGATTCTTTTCAGGATGGATTATTAGATGCGCCTATCTATACACGCCCTGCAGACTGGAAAGGCCACAAAGTGCCTGATATTCTCCTGAGTGGTCATGAGGCAAAAATCGCTGCATGGAAAGATGAACAACAGTTAAAAAGAACGCAAGAAAGACGTCCTGATTTATTAAATGATTAA